In Flavobacterium sp. GSB-24, the genomic window CTTAAAAAAAGAAATAAATCAGATGAATTGCCTCCCGCTTTAGCTGGAGGTTTTTTTATGATTGAAGGTGAAAAGCTTTAGCCGAATTATTATTTCAAAGGAAAATTAAATAATTCTTTAGGTTCAATATCTAAAGCATTGGCGATTTTTACAAGAGTTTTTATGGTAGTGTTTATTTCAGCTCTTTCGATTCTGCCTATTTGAGTTTTACGAATCTCACAATCATCAGCTAAATCTTGTTGAGACATGCCTTTTTTTTCTCGTAATTGTCTAATGTGAACGCCAAGATTTGCAATAAAAGTTTCTTGTGAAATATCCATATTTCAAAATTCCTAAGATTTATTTTTGCCTAGGTCACATTTATGCGCTCAAAAGTATTATATTTGAAAACTTTAAAAAATAAGATAATGACTACAGAAATACTTTCGAATGAACTTGAAAATAGACTACAAGCCTTTTTTACTGATGTTATCGATCCAAAAGATATGGCGAAAACTATACGAGAGGTAAATTATATTCTTTCGTTATGTTCCATGCGCGGATGCGAAACTGTAGAAACTGAATTCAATAATCTCGAAGATAATTTTTATTGGCTCAATAGATTGGCAGAAGCTCTGGATCCTTATTTGGATGTTGATTAAATAGAAGAATCATTTCATTTCGACGAAAGGAGAAACGAAAACAGCAAATCGACAAAATGATATTGTTTCTTAATTTTTTTCATGTTGTACACCCGTCGTTTTGCTGTAATCTCCTTTCGTCCAGATGATCGATGTTGTGTTTTCAGCTCAATTTGCTGAATTTAAATTTTGAAAATGAAATAAAATAATGTTATGAAAATTTTGCTACATTTAGATTTCATAAAGATATCCAAAAAATATGGTAGACCTAAATCTCGAAGAAATTAAATTAATTCA contains:
- a CDS encoding helix-turn-helix transcriptional regulator; translation: MDISQETFIANLGVHIRQLREKKGMSQQDLADDCEIRKTQIGRIERAEINTTIKTLVKIANALDIEPKELFNFPLK